A part of Odontesthes bonariensis isolate fOdoBon6 chromosome 23, fOdoBon6.hap1, whole genome shotgun sequence genomic DNA contains:
- the LOC142373761 gene encoding monocarboxylate transporter 12-B-like isoform X1 has protein sequence MADVKRQSVVVSPPDGGWGWVIVGCCFMVTVCTRAVTRCISIFFVEFQADFGADYSATAWIHSLVDCTTMLCAPVGSLVGNRWSCRLAVMLGGVLSSCGLLLSSFSTSLELLYISLGVLTDSAGLGFALSYTPAIALVGCYFRQRRALAYGIAMSGSGIGTFVLAPAVQLLIELYSWRGALLVLSAFVANLCVCGALLRPITVQGEETEDTGEESRAEKQCCDISSQDAELTVKLSEDSKGSLLSAPPSLLPLPPSLGNPTPRLNRRGLGSCFLSYEEYRFLLRPDFLGLAVSFLFLASGCSLPFVYLVPYALSVGVSHQHAAFLMSILGVVDIVGNITFGWLTDRKCLKPRRLACYVFSVAMEGLCCLFAPLLSSFMLLVPFAVLYGYFDGAYVALIPVVTSDVVGSPYLSSALGVVYFLHAIPYLVSPPIGGWLVDVTGSYTATFFLSGAALLASALVLTTVAVICRCRRKLSQAPPPQPV, from the exons ATGGCTGATGTGAAGCGGCAGAGTGTTGTGGTGTCTCCTCCAGATGGGGGGTGGGGATGGGTGATCGTCGGCTGCTGCTTCATGGTGACAGTGTGCACACGTGCGGTGaccag GTGCATCTCCATCTTCTTTGTGGAGTTTCAGGCCGACTTTGGGGCGGACTACTCCGCCACCGCCTGGATCCACAGCCTGGTGGACTGCACCACCATGCTCTGCG ctccTGTCGGCAGCCTGGTGGGGAACCGCTGGTCCTGCAGGTTGGCGGTGATGTTGGGTGGCGTCCTGTCGTCCTGCGGCCTCctgctcagctccttctccacCAGCCTGGAGCTGCTCTACATCAGTTTGGGCGTCCTCACAG ACTCCGCAGGTCTGGGCTTCGCCCTCTCTTACACCCCGGCCATCGCTCTGGTGGGCTGTTACTTCCGGCAGAGGAGGGCGCTGGCGTACGGCATCGCCATGTCGGGCAGTGGCATCGGAACATTCGTGTTGGCTCCGGCCGTGCAGCTGCTCATCGAGCTGTACTCGTGGAGGGGAGCCCTGCTCGTCCTCAGCGCCTTCGTTGCCAACCTCTGCGTCTGCGGTGCGCTGCTGCGACCAATCACAGTACAGGGGGAGGAGACGGAAGATACGGGGGAGGAGTCACGTGCTGAGAAGCAGTGCT GTGACATCTCATCGCAAGATGCCGAACTCACCGTGAAACTCTCCGAAGATTCCAAAGGCAGCCTTTTGTCAGCGCCGCCATCTTTACTGCCCCTGCCCCCGTCCCTAGGAAACCCCACCCCCAGGCTGAACAGGAGGGGCCTCGGTTCCTGTTTCCTGTCCTATGAGGAGTACCGCTTCCTGCTGCGGCCAGACTTCCTGGGTCTGGCCGtgtccttcctgttcctggctAGTGGCTGCAGCCTTCCCTTCGTCTACCTCGTGCCGTACGCTCTGAGCGTCGGCGTCAGCCACCAGCACGCCGCCTTCCTCATGTCCATCCTGGGAGTCGTCGACATCGTGGGGAACATCACCTTCGGCTGGCTGACGGACAGAAA GTGTTTGAAGCCGCGCCGTCTAGCCTGTTACGTCTTCTCCGTGGCCATGGAGGGTCTCTGCTGCCTCTTTGCGCCACTGCTTTCATCCTTCATGCTCCTCGTGCCGTTCGCCGTTCTCTACGGTTACTTTGATGGTGCCTACGTGGCTCTGATCCCCGTGGTGACGTCGGACGTGGTGGGATCTCCATACCTGTCCTCGGCGCTGGGCGTGGTCTACTTCCTGCACGCCATCCCCTACCTGGTCAGCCCACCTATTGGAG gCTGGCTGGTTGATGTCACAGGAAGTTACACAGCCACCTTCTTCCTCAGCGGCGCCGCCCTTCTGGCCAGTGCGCTTGTCCTCACCACCGTTGCCGTGATTTGCCGCTGCCGCAGAAAACTGTCCCAAGCCCCTCCCCCACAGCCTGTCTGA
- the LOC142373761 gene encoding monocarboxylate transporter 12-B-like isoform X2 — MADVKRQSVVVSPPDGGWGWVIVGCCFMVTVCTRAVTRCISIFFVEFQADFGADYSATAWIHSLVDCTTMLCAPVGSLVGNRWSCRLAVMLGGVLSSCGLLLSSFSTSLELLYISLGVLTGLGFALSYTPAIALVGCYFRQRRALAYGIAMSGSGIGTFVLAPAVQLLIELYSWRGALLVLSAFVANLCVCGALLRPITVQGEETEDTGEESRAEKQCCDISSQDAELTVKLSEDSKGSLLSAPPSLLPLPPSLGNPTPRLNRRGLGSCFLSYEEYRFLLRPDFLGLAVSFLFLASGCSLPFVYLVPYALSVGVSHQHAAFLMSILGVVDIVGNITFGWLTDRKCLKPRRLACYVFSVAMEGLCCLFAPLLSSFMLLVPFAVLYGYFDGAYVALIPVVTSDVVGSPYLSSALGVVYFLHAIPYLVSPPIGGWLVDVTGSYTATFFLSGAALLASALVLTTVAVICRCRRKLSQAPPPQPV, encoded by the exons ATGGCTGATGTGAAGCGGCAGAGTGTTGTGGTGTCTCCTCCAGATGGGGGGTGGGGATGGGTGATCGTCGGCTGCTGCTTCATGGTGACAGTGTGCACACGTGCGGTGaccag GTGCATCTCCATCTTCTTTGTGGAGTTTCAGGCCGACTTTGGGGCGGACTACTCCGCCACCGCCTGGATCCACAGCCTGGTGGACTGCACCACCATGCTCTGCG ctccTGTCGGCAGCCTGGTGGGGAACCGCTGGTCCTGCAGGTTGGCGGTGATGTTGGGTGGCGTCCTGTCGTCCTGCGGCCTCctgctcagctccttctccacCAGCCTGGAGCTGCTCTACATCAGTTTGGGCGTCCTCACAG GTCTGGGCTTCGCCCTCTCTTACACCCCGGCCATCGCTCTGGTGGGCTGTTACTTCCGGCAGAGGAGGGCGCTGGCGTACGGCATCGCCATGTCGGGCAGTGGCATCGGAACATTCGTGTTGGCTCCGGCCGTGCAGCTGCTCATCGAGCTGTACTCGTGGAGGGGAGCCCTGCTCGTCCTCAGCGCCTTCGTTGCCAACCTCTGCGTCTGCGGTGCGCTGCTGCGACCAATCACAGTACAGGGGGAGGAGACGGAAGATACGGGGGAGGAGTCACGTGCTGAGAAGCAGTGCT GTGACATCTCATCGCAAGATGCCGAACTCACCGTGAAACTCTCCGAAGATTCCAAAGGCAGCCTTTTGTCAGCGCCGCCATCTTTACTGCCCCTGCCCCCGTCCCTAGGAAACCCCACCCCCAGGCTGAACAGGAGGGGCCTCGGTTCCTGTTTCCTGTCCTATGAGGAGTACCGCTTCCTGCTGCGGCCAGACTTCCTGGGTCTGGCCGtgtccttcctgttcctggctAGTGGCTGCAGCCTTCCCTTCGTCTACCTCGTGCCGTACGCTCTGAGCGTCGGCGTCAGCCACCAGCACGCCGCCTTCCTCATGTCCATCCTGGGAGTCGTCGACATCGTGGGGAACATCACCTTCGGCTGGCTGACGGACAGAAA GTGTTTGAAGCCGCGCCGTCTAGCCTGTTACGTCTTCTCCGTGGCCATGGAGGGTCTCTGCTGCCTCTTTGCGCCACTGCTTTCATCCTTCATGCTCCTCGTGCCGTTCGCCGTTCTCTACGGTTACTTTGATGGTGCCTACGTGGCTCTGATCCCCGTGGTGACGTCGGACGTGGTGGGATCTCCATACCTGTCCTCGGCGCTGGGCGTGGTCTACTTCCTGCACGCCATCCCCTACCTGGTCAGCCCACCTATTGGAG gCTGGCTGGTTGATGTCACAGGAAGTTACACAGCCACCTTCTTCCTCAGCGGCGCCGCCCTTCTGGCCAGTGCGCTTGTCCTCACCACCGTTGCCGTGATTTGCCGCTGCCGCAGAAAACTGTCCCAAGCCCCTCCCCCACAGCCTGTCTGA